One Clostridium cagae genomic window carries:
- a CDS encoding pyruvate, water dikinase regulatory protein translates to MLTIFAISDSIAETAHQVTLAVAAQFKEKIKIRRVPYIKTIDDVDCIFPEIAKIERKIIISTIITVDVREYLTKKCYDENIYIMNVLGPIIDSISSMLNTNPEYKPGAMRQIDEIYYKRIEAMEFAMQYDDSKDYGGLKNADVVLIGLSRTSKTPLSMYLANKGIKAINIPLMPEIGVPDEIYTIDKKKIFGLKIDAFQLIEIRKKRLDKFHRISSSIEYAGDERILEELEYSDRIMKRLGCKTIDITQRAIEDTALIILELIGYNKNTNNY, encoded by the coding sequence ATGTTAACTATTTTTGCTATATCAGATTCTATAGCGGAAACAGCTCATCAAGTAACATTAGCAGTTGCAGCTCAGTTTAAAGAGAAAATAAAAATAAGAAGAGTACCATATATCAAGACAATTGATGATGTAGATTGTATTTTTCCTGAAATAGCTAAGATAGAAAGGAAAATAATCATATCAACAATAATTACTGTAGATGTTAGAGAATATTTAACTAAAAAGTGTTATGACGAAAATATTTACATTATGAATGTTTTAGGACCAATTATAGATTCTATATCAAGTATGTTAAATACAAATCCAGAATATAAACCTGGAGCTATGAGGCAAATAGATGAAATATATTATAAGAGAATAGAGGCTATGGAATTTGCTATGCAATATGATGATAGTAAAGATTATGGTGGATTAAAAAATGCGGATGTAGTTTTGATAGGATTATCTAGAACTTCTAAGACTCCATTAAGTATGTATTTAGCTAATAAGGGCATTAAGGCTATAAATATACCATTAATGCCTGAGATAGGAGTACCAGATGAAATATATACTATAGATAAGAAGAAGATTTTTGGATTAAAAATAGATGCATTTCAATTAATTGAAATTAGAAAAAAAAGATTAGATAAATTTCATCGTATATCTTCAAGCATTGAATATGCTGGTGATGAAAGAATATTAGAGGAATTAGAGTATTCAGATAGGATAATGAAGAGGTTAGGATGTAAAACAATAGATATAACACAAAGAGCTATAGAAGACACAGCTTTAATTATTTTAGAATTAATTGGATATAATAAGAACACAAATAATTATTAG